Proteins encoded together in one Planctopirus ephydatiae window:
- a CDS encoding NAD-dependent epimerase has protein sequence MKYLVTGAAGFIGFHTTKKLIARGDTVVGLDNLNDYYQVSLKHDRLAQLKNLPGFAFEQIELADRPAMKALFERHQFDVVIHLAAQAGVRYSLTNPQAYIDSNLVGFCEILEGCRHSGVKHLAYASSSSVYGGNTKMPFSIHDNVDHPVSLYAATKKANELMAHTYSHLFRLPTTGLRFFTVYGPWGRPDMAMWIFTKAILEGRPIDVFNEGKMRRDFTFIDDIVEGVVRVADNIPVPNTSWQSDHPDPATSSAPYRVYNIGNNRPEDLMEMIGILESCLGKKAEKRLLPMQPGDVPATYADVDDLVQDVGFKPATPLATGIQRFVDWYRSYHKIPA, from the coding sequence ATGAAGTATCTCGTGACCGGGGCCGCTGGCTTTATTGGCTTTCATACCACAAAGAAACTCATCGCCCGGGGCGATACCGTCGTCGGGCTCGACAACCTCAACGATTACTACCAGGTCAGCCTCAAGCACGACCGGCTGGCCCAGCTCAAAAATCTGCCGGGCTTCGCATTCGAGCAGATTGAACTGGCCGACCGACCAGCCATGAAAGCTCTCTTCGAACGCCACCAGTTCGATGTGGTCATACATCTGGCAGCTCAAGCCGGTGTCCGCTATTCGCTCACCAATCCTCAAGCGTACATCGACAGCAATCTCGTCGGCTTCTGCGAGATTCTCGAAGGCTGTCGGCATTCCGGCGTGAAACATCTCGCCTATGCGTCGTCATCCTCGGTTTATGGCGGCAACACCAAAATGCCCTTCTCGATTCACGACAACGTCGATCATCCCGTCAGCCTCTATGCCGCCACCAAAAAAGCCAACGAGCTGATGGCACACACGTACAGCCACCTCTTCCGGCTCCCCACCACCGGCCTCCGATTCTTCACCGTCTACGGCCCCTGGGGAAGACCCGATATGGCCATGTGGATTTTTACCAAGGCCATTCTCGAAGGTCGCCCCATCGATGTCTTCAACGAAGGGAAAATGCGGCGAGACTTCACCTTCATTGACGATATCGTCGAAGGGGTCGTCCGTGTCGCCGACAACATTCCGGTTCCAAACACCAGTTGGCAGAGCGATCATCCCGATCCCGCCACCAGTTCCGCCCCCTATCGCGTTTACAATATTGGCAACAATCGCCCTGAAGATCTGATGGAAATGATTGGGATTCTCGAATCCTGCCTCGGGAAAAAAGCCGAAAAACGACTCCTACCCATGCAGCCGGGCGATGTCCCCGCCACCTATGCCGATGTCGATGATCTCGTCCAAGATGTCGGTTTCAAACCCGCAACTCCACTCGCCACAGGGATCCAGCGATTCGTCGACTGGTACCGCTCCTACCATAAAATTCCTGCGTAG
- a CDS encoding UDP-glucose dehydrogenase family protein, with protein sequence MKLVVVGTGYVGLVTGTCFAESGNEVTCVDIDAGKIERLKQGIIPIYEPGLTELVLRNSQAGRLKFTTDLVSVAPEAKCLFIAVGTPQGDDGSANLTALWKVVDQIAPHVARDAVVVIKSTVPVGTNRQTWERLKEKAGREIDVCSNPEFLKEGCAIDDFTRPDRVVVGVTRPPVANVLHELYQPFLRTENPFLVMGLESAEMTKYVANCMLATKISFINEMANLCEAVNANVNDVRRGIGHDQRIGFQFLFPGVGYGGSCFPKDVRALIAVASRFGLPSKMLHAVDEVNNLQKEVLFSKIHQRFGGDLAGKTIAIWGLSFKPRTDDIREAPALVLIDQLLAQGATIKVHDPVAHENVEAIYKDRLTYCKHHYDTLDNADALAIVTEWQQFRNPDFDYIKHKLKQPIIFDGRNLYDPKLMAERGFEYSGIGLKAAQ encoded by the coding sequence ATGAAGCTGGTGGTTGTAGGGACAGGTTACGTCGGTCTGGTGACGGGCACCTGCTTCGCCGAAAGTGGTAACGAAGTCACCTGTGTCGATATCGATGCGGGCAAAATCGAGCGGCTCAAGCAGGGGATCATTCCCATCTACGAGCCTGGCTTGACCGAACTCGTCTTGAGAAACTCACAGGCCGGTCGTTTGAAGTTCACCACCGATCTCGTCTCTGTCGCCCCGGAAGCCAAATGCCTCTTCATTGCGGTCGGAACTCCCCAGGGAGACGATGGTTCGGCCAATCTGACAGCTCTCTGGAAAGTGGTCGATCAGATCGCGCCGCATGTGGCCCGCGATGCCGTCGTGGTCATTAAAAGTACTGTCCCTGTCGGCACCAATCGCCAGACCTGGGAACGGTTGAAAGAAAAGGCCGGTCGCGAGATCGATGTCTGCTCGAACCCGGAGTTTCTGAAAGAAGGCTGCGCGATCGACGACTTTACCCGGCCAGATCGTGTCGTGGTGGGCGTCACCAGACCACCCGTTGCTAATGTGCTGCACGAGCTCTATCAGCCGTTCCTGCGAACCGAAAATCCGTTTCTGGTCATGGGGCTGGAAAGTGCAGAAATGACGAAGTACGTCGCCAACTGCATGCTTGCCACCAAAATCAGCTTTATCAATGAGATGGCCAATCTGTGTGAAGCCGTCAATGCGAACGTGAACGATGTTCGCCGGGGGATTGGCCACGACCAGCGGATTGGCTTTCAATTTCTCTTCCCAGGGGTTGGCTACGGCGGTTCCTGCTTCCCGAAAGATGTTCGTGCCCTCATTGCTGTGGCCAGTCGCTTTGGCCTTCCCTCAAAAATGCTGCATGCTGTCGATGAAGTGAACAACCTCCAGAAGGAAGTTCTCTTCTCCAAAATCCATCAGCGATTTGGTGGTGATCTGGCCGGTAAAACCATCGCGATCTGGGGGCTGTCGTTCAAACCCCGCACTGACGATATCCGCGAAGCACCGGCACTCGTCCTGATCGATCAACTGCTCGCTCAGGGAGCCACGATCAAGGTGCACGACCCCGTCGCCCATGAAAACGTCGAAGCCATCTACAAAGACCGGCTCACTTACTGCAAGCATCACTACGATACTCTCGATAACGCCGATGCACTGGCGATTGTGACGGAATGGCAGCAGTTCCGAAATCCCGACTTTGACTACATCAAGCACAAGCTCAAACAGCCCATCATTTTCGATGGCCGCAATCTGTACGATCCCAAACTGATGGCCGAAAGAGGCTTCGAATACTCGGGCATCGGCTTAAAAGCCGCCCAATAA
- a CDS encoding S1C family serine protease translates to MLTAWWLQPSTFEAHGLAVAQDRGARFKSTPYSEEDEANQPKVKPIYMADGLTPEEAVNIAVYQAANRSVVNITTKAVQSGRFSLLELQSEGSGSGSIIDKAGHVLTNNHVVEGATQISVTLYSGESFDATIVGADPVNDIAILKLEAPEDQLYPVEFGDSRKLRAGMRVFALGNPFGLERTLTTGIISNLNRSLQIHGNRTIRSIIQIDAAINPGNSGGPLLDAHGKLIGINTAIATTSGQSAGVGFAIPVNLVTRVVPQLLAYGKVVRPEVGITKVFETEKGLLIAQMKPGGPAERAGLRGPKVVRARRGPFISESIDRAAADRIMAVDGRKISTADDFLGYVEDKKPGDVVRLTIVRDGQEIEVPLTLTTTDPLGERTP, encoded by the coding sequence ATGCTCACTGCCTGGTGGCTGCAACCATCCACTTTCGAGGCCCACGGTCTGGCTGTGGCCCAGGACCGCGGTGCCCGCTTCAAATCGACCCCTTACAGCGAAGAAGATGAAGCCAATCAACCGAAGGTCAAGCCCATCTATATGGCGGATGGTCTGACGCCGGAAGAAGCGGTGAATATTGCGGTCTATCAGGCAGCCAACCGCAGTGTGGTGAACATTACGACGAAAGCAGTGCAGTCGGGCCGGTTTTCGCTGCTAGAGCTGCAATCCGAAGGGAGTGGTTCTGGTTCGATCATTGATAAAGCAGGCCATGTGCTGACCAATAATCACGTTGTGGAAGGGGCGACGCAGATCAGTGTAACGCTCTATTCGGGCGAATCATTCGATGCCACCATCGTGGGAGCTGATCCTGTCAACGATATTGCCATCCTGAAGCTCGAAGCTCCAGAAGATCAGCTGTATCCCGTGGAATTTGGCGATTCGCGAAAACTTCGAGCCGGCATGCGGGTCTTTGCCCTGGGGAACCCCTTTGGTCTCGAACGAACCTTAACCACAGGGATTATTTCGAATCTCAATCGATCTCTGCAGATTCATGGCAATCGCACGATCCGCTCGATCATCCAGATCGATGCCGCCATCAATCCCGGAAACAGCGGCGGGCCCTTGCTCGATGCCCACGGAAAGCTGATCGGGATTAACACCGCCATTGCCACGACATCGGGTCAAAGTGCCGGTGTAGGGTTTGCCATTCCTGTGAATCTGGTCACGCGGGTGGTGCCGCAATTGCTCGCTTATGGGAAAGTGGTGCGGCCTGAAGTGGGGATCACCAAAGTCTTTGAGACAGAGAAAGGTCTGCTGATTGCTCAAATGAAGCCTGGCGGGCCAGCGGAACGTGCGGGGTTACGAGGCCCGAAAGTCGTTCGCGCCCGGCGTGGGCCATTCATCAGTGAATCTATCGATCGTGCCGCTGCCGACCGAATTATGGCCGTTGATGGCCGCAAGATTTCGACGGCTGATGATTTTCTCGGTTACGTCGAAGATAAAAAGCCGGGCGATGTCGTTCGTCTGACGATTGTTCGCGATGGTCAGGAAATCGAGGTGCCACTGACACTCACGACGACTGATCCCCTGGGTGAGCGAACTCCTTAA
- a CDS encoding P-loop NTPase family protein yields MPTDQTLRPVVRQSQIESLLADLSRWAQASATSSVVREQQRLLGSLLVAAPELVARIQSPLLIATFGGTGVGKSTLVNALVGAEITRAGVTRPTTCVPTLVIHQETSLSSLGFSTPRSSASPRETSAPEFHVQQLDLPILKQFALLDFPDVDVDEVAIEGSNLARVRELLPLCDVLLVVSTQEKYRQARLQTELRAAASHARVLFVQTFADRDDDIREDWRKDLVRDFELVEIFFVDSKKALEESRRGMRPAGEFGQLMATLEQESIDGLRPLLRHNNLIDLIENTLSQARSALAAHRPLVQRVSDRLEAEDRKLTAKLSERLKTELESEQQPWEERLISAVAETWTISPLSALLRFRARWSTFLGSYALLRSRTVVQATIAGSLQAVDWLQRSQRDSQARAALDQLGTSVLTEADLRNLASIVQGDASQAGFDPIDWSTDQRRQEAGQLQLTMCLKARELVDQLVQKLVKSNASPVVRWGYEILLCLFPAWLLWRICYNFFYEAFWLGKPHLETSFYFPAALLLVGWCALWVWLITRRLKRGLQHEIRALASDLARQQIPGGLFIQLRERVDQFEQFEREVQNLHERARVIQKDLRNRPTHLGFSRHQRLLETSKTP; encoded by the coding sequence ATGCCGACTGATCAGACACTCCGGCCTGTTGTCAGGCAGTCGCAGATCGAGAGCCTGCTGGCTGATTTGAGCCGCTGGGCCCAGGCCAGTGCGACTTCGAGCGTGGTTCGCGAACAGCAAAGGCTTTTGGGCAGCCTGCTGGTCGCTGCTCCCGAACTGGTCGCACGAATTCAGTCACCACTTTTGATCGCCACCTTTGGCGGTACCGGTGTGGGCAAGAGTACTCTTGTCAATGCGCTGGTCGGTGCAGAAATCACGCGGGCAGGTGTCACCCGGCCCACGACATGTGTCCCGACACTGGTGATCCATCAGGAGACTTCGCTCTCATCCTTAGGGTTTTCGACACCCAGGTCATCCGCCTCGCCTCGAGAGACATCCGCACCCGAGTTCCACGTTCAACAACTCGATCTGCCGATTCTCAAACAGTTTGCTCTGCTTGATTTTCCCGATGTCGATGTGGATGAAGTCGCCATTGAAGGGAGCAATCTCGCCAGAGTCCGCGAACTCCTCCCGTTATGCGATGTCCTCCTCGTCGTCAGTACTCAGGAGAAGTATCGCCAGGCCAGATTGCAGACCGAATTGCGCGCTGCAGCCTCGCATGCGCGAGTTCTTTTCGTGCAGACATTTGCCGATCGCGATGACGACATTCGTGAAGACTGGCGCAAGGATCTTGTTCGCGATTTTGAACTGGTCGAGATCTTCTTTGTCGATTCGAAAAAGGCTCTCGAAGAGAGCCGACGCGGCATGCGACCAGCCGGCGAGTTTGGTCAATTGATGGCGACACTCGAGCAGGAATCGATCGACGGCCTGCGTCCACTCTTAAGGCATAACAACCTCATTGACCTGATTGAGAATACGCTCTCGCAGGCCAGAAGTGCATTAGCAGCCCATCGTCCACTCGTGCAGCGTGTTTCTGATCGTCTGGAGGCTGAAGATCGAAAACTGACTGCGAAACTTTCCGAGCGGCTCAAGACCGAACTCGAGAGCGAGCAGCAGCCGTGGGAAGAACGCCTGATCTCGGCTGTGGCCGAAACATGGACGATCAGTCCACTCAGTGCTCTGTTGCGATTTCGAGCCCGCTGGAGCACTTTTTTAGGTTCGTATGCCCTGTTGAGATCGCGCACTGTCGTGCAGGCGACGATTGCCGGGAGCCTGCAGGCGGTCGACTGGCTGCAAAGATCGCAGCGGGATAGTCAGGCCCGCGCGGCTCTGGATCAACTGGGAACCTCGGTACTGACGGAGGCCGACTTGAGAAACCTGGCCTCGATCGTGCAGGGAGATGCCTCACAGGCCGGGTTTGATCCGATTGACTGGTCGACCGACCAGCGCCGGCAGGAAGCTGGTCAGTTGCAGCTCACCATGTGTCTGAAGGCGCGGGAACTGGTCGATCAACTCGTGCAGAAACTGGTCAAATCCAATGCCAGCCCGGTTGTCCGCTGGGGCTACGAAATTCTGTTGTGCCTCTTCCCGGCCTGGCTGTTGTGGCGCATCTGTTACAACTTCTTTTACGAGGCCTTCTGGCTGGGCAAGCCTCATCTCGAAACGAGCTTTTACTTCCCCGCAGCACTCCTCCTCGTCGGCTGGTGTGCGCTGTGGGTCTGGCTGATCACCCGTCGGCTGAAGCGGGGCCTGCAGCACGAAATTCGAGCCTTAGCCAGCGATCTCGCCAGGCAGCAGATTCCGGGCGGTCTCTTTATCCAGCTTCGAGAACGGGTCGATCAGTTCGAGCAGTTCGAACGAGAAGTGCAGAACCTGCACGAGCGCGCCCGCGTGATTCAGAAAGATCTCCGCAACAGACCAACCCACCTCGGCTTCTCCCGGCATCAAAGGCTTCTCGAAACATCGAAAACCCCATAA
- a CDS encoding KpsF/GutQ family sugar-phosphate isomerase has translation MSARPAAAASAFEPARHADDTAMITPLDELREGREILRTEGQALLDLSRRLDASFCAAVEYLSNTRGAVIVTGIGKAGLIGQKITATLCSTGSRAYFLHPTEALHGDLGCVGPDDVILAFSNSGETAELLALLPIFEERGIPVVSVTASPVSTLGRASQVVVTMGRLHECGVQGLAPSTSTTAMLAIGDALAFVTCKRRSFSARDFARLHPAGTLGRRLTVVSEVMRKAQDVRIALETTSVRNVFIGQSRPGRRTGAVMLVDEEGLLTGIFTDSDLARLLEQKLDEQLDAPIRNVMTSRPTTISPTMLLEEVLQLFAERRLSEFPVVDESGHPVGLVDITDMIGLTPLETAAPVDPSGAGREHLPRDSALPHTITFPARTAGHSPDTKPSA, from the coding sequence ATGAGTGCGCGACCTGCTGCCGCCGCGTCGGCCTTCGAGCCCGCGCGCCATGCCGATGATACTGCCATGATCACTCCACTCGATGAGCTGCGCGAAGGCCGGGAGATTCTCCGCACGGAAGGGCAGGCGCTGCTCGATCTTTCCCGTCGGCTCGATGCTTCGTTCTGTGCGGCTGTCGAATACCTTTCGAATACTCGCGGGGCCGTGATTGTCACCGGGATTGGTAAAGCGGGCCTCATTGGCCAGAAGATCACCGCCACGTTGTGCTCGACGGGCTCGCGCGCTTATTTTCTCCATCCCACAGAAGCCTTGCATGGCGACCTGGGCTGTGTGGGGCCAGACGATGTGATCCTGGCCTTTTCCAACAGTGGTGAGACCGCAGAACTGCTCGCCTTGCTGCCGATTTTTGAAGAACGGGGCATTCCCGTGGTCAGTGTCACCGCCTCGCCCGTCAGTACTCTGGGCCGGGCCTCGCAAGTGGTCGTCACCATGGGTCGCCTGCATGAGTGTGGTGTCCAGGGACTGGCCCCTTCGACCTCGACAACCGCCATGCTGGCGATTGGCGATGCACTCGCGTTTGTCACTTGTAAACGTCGATCTTTTTCGGCTCGCGATTTTGCCCGATTGCACCCTGCCGGGACCTTGGGCCGCCGCTTGACGGTCGTCAGTGAAGTCATGCGAAAAGCACAGGATGTCCGTATTGCTCTCGAAACAACCTCGGTGCGGAATGTCTTTATCGGGCAATCCAGACCCGGGCGACGGACTGGGGCCGTCATGCTCGTCGATGAAGAGGGCCTGCTGACAGGCATTTTCACCGATAGCGATCTTGCCCGACTGCTCGAACAGAAGCTTGATGAGCAACTCGATGCCCCCATTCGTAACGTGATGACAAGCCGCCCTACGACAATTTCACCCACCATGCTGCTGGAAGAAGTGCTGCAGCTGTTTGCCGAACGCCGCCTGAGTGAATTCCCTGTTGTCGATGAATCAGGACATCCTGTCGGACTGGTTGATATCACCGACATGATTGGCCTGACGCCTTTGGAAACGGCAGCTCCTGTCGATCCTTCAGGGGCGGGGCGGGAGCATTTACCCAGAGATTCCGCATTGCCTCATACCATCACCTTTCCCGCCAGGACTGCGGGACATTCCCCGGATACAAAGCCCTCCGCATGA
- a CDS encoding DUF4350 domain-containing protein, with protein MSRFSANRSAGAPPGTMNPQNRSATAPPLTKGTRNPAWKQQPWLIPSLIWGSLAAVVLGMHFYFPPIPAPRTATSYSTSADGFKALYEILEQDAFVYRNDAPLDRLMELVDPDGTQLLILNPPRIPNEAEWNSLYSWVNMGGRLVYAPPPGEVDSLGPFEGEITPEQGPADDRIPPQLNLPLGGRFLWWPEGEVTSTPGGKVLVSQDGSPQAVMVNAGRGSALFVASPWIFSNQLLTYGDNSALAYELIREAAGPGQSLDDVVIAFDESLNTRATPQMMGVLFQPPLRSISVQILLLFMLYGWWNSCRFGPTVVLEETSQREIVEHTSALGRILWRSADCQFVLFQYLRYWLTEYRLQEASGRKRRLSSRLQNDAQQVDQALEAIHQAEIAAMTPRLGHREAARHIRALSVLGQSLQR; from the coding sequence ATGAGTCGATTTTCTGCAAATCGATCGGCAGGTGCTCCCCCGGGGACAATGAATCCTCAGAACCGGTCGGCAACTGCTCCCCCTTTGACAAAGGGGACTCGAAATCCCGCGTGGAAGCAGCAGCCATGGTTGATTCCCAGTCTGATCTGGGGTTCGTTGGCAGCCGTTGTGCTGGGAATGCACTTTTACTTTCCCCCGATCCCTGCTCCTCGCACTGCGACGAGTTACAGTACTTCTGCCGATGGTTTCAAAGCTTTGTACGAGATTCTCGAACAGGATGCTTTTGTCTATCGCAACGATGCACCGCTGGATCGACTGATGGAACTGGTTGACCCCGATGGCACACAATTGTTGATTTTGAACCCGCCGCGAATTCCGAATGAAGCCGAGTGGAACAGCCTCTATTCGTGGGTCAACATGGGAGGTCGCCTGGTCTATGCGCCTCCTCCGGGTGAAGTCGACTCGTTAGGCCCATTCGAAGGTGAAATCACGCCCGAACAAGGCCCGGCTGATGACCGCATTCCACCCCAGCTGAACCTCCCCTTAGGAGGCCGGTTTCTGTGGTGGCCGGAAGGGGAAGTGACATCGACTCCCGGCGGAAAAGTGCTTGTTTCTCAGGATGGCTCGCCTCAGGCTGTCATGGTGAACGCGGGGCGAGGGTCGGCTCTTTTTGTTGCCAGCCCGTGGATCTTTTCCAACCAGCTTCTGACCTATGGCGATAACAGCGCTTTGGCTTATGAACTGATTCGCGAAGCGGCCGGGCCGGGGCAAAGCCTCGACGATGTGGTCATCGCTTTTGATGAATCTCTCAATACCCGGGCGACACCCCAGATGATGGGTGTCTTGTTTCAGCCACCACTGCGTTCGATTTCCGTACAGATTCTGCTGCTGTTCATGCTCTATGGCTGGTGGAACAGTTGCCGGTTCGGGCCTACGGTTGTTCTCGAAGAAACGTCTCAGCGGGAAATCGTCGAACACACGAGTGCACTGGGGCGAATTCTCTGGCGATCGGCGGATTGTCAGTTCGTGTTATTTCAATATTTAAGATACTGGCTCACGGAATATCGACTGCAGGAAGCTTCCGGTCGCAAACGCCGCCTGTCGAGCCGTTTGCAGAATGATGCTCAACAGGTCGATCAGGCACTGGAAGCGATCCATCAGGCAGAGATCGCTGCGATGACACCCAGGCTGGGCCATCGCGAAGCGGCACGCCATATTCGAGCACTTTCCGTCCTTGGCCAGAGCCTGCAGCGCTAA
- a CDS encoding DUF4129 domain-containing protein encodes MNQNPTLDATTSDRRETAAVPQVDLRGLSLLNSIDLAFHALRWQWKGLLLTYLAIALPTACAIAGFSMIDYRLAWCAPVLWVLVSGPLGVVIATTMTALLMGNATTYREALGQVRFKVIVMSILRRMVALAGLLMCGIGSLVAAVHFTFQPENHALRSRRKSGHEHHLKKLISSHHSDLVVNAFGLGIWIFCLSIVLLISADVLAEVWFGASFCLGPLLKMNQGLAAVDAVPEEYWEISTLFLTTDPRLLFAATLCVLAAFSLGRLAWVGEYINLRVREDCWDLELAMNQAAHDIRRKSTPRPLRVGLLALATLGLLSLILGNAPLSARAADTAQVPSHPVVPQARKTLEQPEYRYFEHFNADDVEGVEQARESLLPPRSRSSSSDASSSRTLPGSMRSSKKGSGDGTEKKVQRSKSRSSSKGSGPSSSQSQPSSSQGSAPAEPATPSSGMNAPSLDLSSLLGLGAVGTFLAYLIVAVVIVAIIVAIVMSIMASLRSRELEFTDANTTALEEGEILSEPGLIPADIYLARADELAGLGRYRDAIAQLLLSGMSFAERSGLVRYRRGLTLRDYQRAMGFETDLSHGFSAIVRVFEPLEFGRQPHTAEAWLAARTAYASTFEPLIRNESLPAALRTGDLS; translated from the coding sequence ATGAACCAGAATCCAACCCTTGATGCAACCACCTCGGATCGACGAGAGACAGCCGCTGTCCCTCAGGTCGATCTGCGAGGCCTCTCACTGCTGAACTCGATCGATCTGGCCTTCCATGCTCTCCGCTGGCAGTGGAAAGGTTTGCTTCTGACCTACCTGGCAATCGCCTTGCCCACGGCCTGTGCAATTGCCGGGTTCTCGATGATTGATTATCGCCTGGCGTGGTGCGCCCCGGTTCTGTGGGTACTGGTTTCGGGCCCATTGGGTGTCGTCATTGCCACCACCATGACGGCTTTACTGATGGGAAATGCCACCACCTATCGAGAAGCCTTAGGGCAAGTCCGTTTCAAGGTCATCGTCATGTCGATTCTCCGCCGGATGGTGGCACTGGCGGGTCTTTTGATGTGTGGTATTGGCAGCCTGGTGGCTGCTGTCCATTTCACTTTTCAGCCCGAAAATCATGCGTTGCGATCGCGCCGGAAAAGTGGACACGAACACCATTTGAAGAAGCTGATCAGCTCCCACCATTCCGATCTCGTGGTCAATGCCTTCGGTCTGGGAATCTGGATCTTCTGTCTGTCGATCGTGCTCCTGATCTCTGCAGATGTCCTGGCGGAAGTCTGGTTTGGTGCCTCGTTCTGCCTGGGGCCGCTGCTGAAAATGAATCAGGGCTTAGCAGCGGTCGATGCTGTCCCCGAAGAGTATTGGGAAATCTCGACGTTGTTTCTCACGACCGATCCGCGACTGCTCTTTGCAGCCACGTTGTGTGTACTGGCGGCTTTTTCGCTGGGACGTCTCGCCTGGGTGGGTGAATATATCAATCTACGTGTCCGTGAAGACTGCTGGGATCTCGAACTGGCAATGAATCAGGCGGCTCACGACATTCGCAGGAAATCGACGCCCAGGCCTTTACGCGTGGGCCTGTTGGCTCTGGCGACGTTGGGATTGCTTTCGCTGATACTGGGAAATGCACCGCTATCGGCCCGCGCTGCCGATACAGCTCAAGTTCCCAGTCACCCCGTTGTTCCTCAGGCGCGGAAAACACTCGAACAACCGGAGTACCGTTACTTCGAACACTTCAATGCCGACGATGTTGAAGGCGTTGAACAGGCGCGGGAATCGTTATTGCCACCTCGATCGCGTTCGTCCAGTAGCGATGCCAGCAGTTCCCGCACCTTGCCAGGTTCCATGCGATCTTCAAAGAAGGGTTCTGGCGATGGTACAGAAAAAAAGGTCCAGCGATCGAAATCACGTTCCAGTTCCAAGGGGAGTGGGCCATCAAGTTCACAGAGCCAACCTTCCTCATCCCAAGGTTCTGCTCCAGCGGAACCAGCCACACCTTCCTCCGGGATGAATGCACCCTCACTGGATCTGAGCTCTCTGCTCGGGTTGGGGGCCGTCGGAACTTTTCTGGCCTATCTGATTGTGGCTGTCGTCATCGTGGCCATCATTGTCGCAATTGTCATGTCGATTATGGCCTCCCTACGTTCCCGAGAACTGGAGTTCACCGACGCGAATACGACAGCCCTTGAAGAAGGTGAAATTCTTTCTGAGCCTGGCCTCATCCCGGCTGATATCTACCTGGCCCGGGCTGACGAACTGGCAGGGCTGGGTCGTTATCGCGATGCGATTGCCCAATTACTTCTCAGCGGGATGAGTTTCGCCGAACGATCGGGCCTGGTGCGTTATCGGCGGGGTTTGACTCTCCGCGACTATCAGCGGGCGATGGGATTTGAAACCGATCTTTCGCACGGATTCTCAGCCATTGTGCGAGTTTTTGAACCACTCGAATTTGGCAGGCAACCTCACACCGCCGAGGCTTGGCTGGCCGCCCGCACCGCTTACGCCAGCACTTTTGAACCGCTGATTCGCAATGAATCACTCCCGGCAGCTCTCCGCACAGGAGATCTCTCATGA
- a CDS encoding stage II sporulation protein M, which yields MKRATFLAQRKPAWQNFEKSLRRVESVNQRRLSSEEVLAFSRQLREVAHDLEQVRTRDWGLDLEEYLNRLLARGHDYFHAPRAGTWHTIGQFLFMEFPRIFRTWWGYQLLAALLFFGPLIISWILIQNEPALAARFMSQEALDQYDMMYSSEDSASIDESAFSFDSWNDYGNERASMAGFYVQHNVGIALQCFARGILLGIGTIYTLLFNGISIGATAGYVLSLGHADRFLGFVVSHGSFELTAIAIAGGAGLLVGDAALHPGQLSRWSALRLRGRDAGQLAVGAAFMLVVAALIEAFWSPAPIPSEYKFLVGGFLWFSVAMYLGWSGRQRA from the coding sequence GTGAAGCGAGCCACTTTTCTGGCCCAGCGAAAGCCCGCCTGGCAAAACTTCGAAAAATCGCTCAGACGTGTCGAAAGCGTCAACCAGCGGCGGCTCTCCTCTGAGGAAGTCCTGGCCTTTTCGCGCCAACTGCGCGAAGTCGCCCACGATCTCGAACAGGTGCGGACACGCGACTGGGGCCTCGATCTCGAAGAATATCTGAACCGGCTGCTGGCTAGGGGGCATGATTATTTCCACGCCCCTCGCGCGGGAACGTGGCATACCATAGGTCAGTTTCTGTTCATGGAATTTCCCCGCATCTTCCGCACCTGGTGGGGCTATCAACTGCTGGCCGCACTTTTGTTCTTTGGGCCGCTGATCATCAGTTGGATTCTGATTCAGAATGAGCCCGCACTGGCAGCGCGTTTCATGTCGCAGGAAGCTCTCGATCAGTACGACATGATGTACTCCAGCGAAGATTCAGCCTCTATCGACGAATCGGCCTTCTCGTTTGATTCGTGGAACGATTATGGCAACGAGCGCGCTTCGATGGCGGGTTTCTATGTCCAGCATAACGTCGGGATTGCCCTGCAATGTTTTGCCCGCGGGATTCTCCTGGGTATTGGGACGATCTATACGCTGCTCTTTAATGGCATTTCGATTGGAGCCACGGCTGGTTATGTCCTGTCTCTCGGTCATGCCGATCGATTTCTGGGCTTTGTCGTTTCGCACGGCTCATTCGAATTAACAGCCATTGCGATTGCTGGTGGGGCCGGGCTGCTCGTGGGAGATGCAGCACTTCATCCGGGCCAGTTGTCACGCTGGTCGGCATTGCGTCTGCGAGGGAGAGATGCCGGGCAACTGGCCGTTGGAGCAGCCTTCATGCTGGTGGTGGCGGCACTCATTGAAGCCTTCTGGTCACCGGCCCCGATTCCATCGGAGTACAAATTTCTGGTGGGTGGGTTTCTGTGGTTCAGCGTCGCCATGTATTTGGGCTGGTCAGGCAGGCAGCGCGCATGA